One genomic window of Struthio camelus isolate bStrCam1 chromosome 1, bStrCam1.hap1, whole genome shotgun sequence includes the following:
- the NDP gene encoding norrin, with translation MGNHVLAASISMLSLLAIMGDTDSKTDSAFMIDSDPSRCMRHHYVDSISHPLYKCSSKMVLLARCEGRCSQTSRSEPMVSFSTVLKQPFRSTCHCCRPQTSKLKAMRLRCSGGMRLTATYRYILSCHCEECNS, from the exons ATGGGAAATCATGTACTTGCAGCTTCAATTTCCATGCTCTCTCTCCTGGCAATAATGGGAGACACGGACAGTAAAACAGACAGTGCCTTCATGATCGACTCAGATCCCAGTCGCTGTATGAGGCATCACTATGTCGACTCTATCAGCCACCCACTGTACAAGTGTAGCTCGAAG ATGGTGCTGCTGGCTCGCTGTGAAGGACGCTGCAGCCAGACATCGCGCTCGGAGCCGATGGTTTCTTTCAGCACAGTCCTGAAACAGCCTTTCCGTTCCACCTGCCACTGCTGCCGGCCCCAGACCTCCAAGCTGAAAGCAATGCGGTTGCGTTGCTCGGGTGGCATGAGGCTCACTGCAACTTACCGCTACATCCTCTCTTGCCACTGTGAAGAGTGCAACTCCTAG